AGTGTTGGCTGGTAACCAACGGCTGACGGCATACGCCCCAAGAGGGCAGACACTTCCGAACCAGCCTGCGTAAAGCGGAAGATGTTGTCAATAAAGAGCAACACGTCCTGACCTTCCACATCACGGAAATATTCCGCGATGGTCAGTCCGGTAAGAGCAACCCGCATCCGAGCTCCTGGCGGTTCATTCATCTGACCAAAGACCATGGCGGTCTTTTCGATAACGCCAGATTCTTTCATTTCCCAGTAGAGGTCATTCCCTTCACGCGTCCGTTCACCAACACCTGTGAAGACAGAAATCCCACCGTGCTCTTGGGCAATATTGTGAATCAATTCCTGAATCAGGACTGTTTTCCCTACTCCGGCACCGCCAAAGAGTCCGACTTTCCCACCTTTCAGATAAGGTGCTAGCAGGTCGATAACCTTGATTCCTGTTTCCAGGATTTCTGATGAAGTCGATAGTTCATCAAAGGTCGGTGCTTTCTTATGAATAGGCTGGCGCTCTGCATCATCTGCAAAAGGCGCATCCAAATCAATGGTATCCCCTAAAACATTGAACACCCGGCCTAGAGTTTCCTTTCCGACCGGCACAGAAATCGGACGACCAGTATCTAAAACCTCCAAACCACGCGTCAAACCATCGGTCGACTCCATGGCAATGGTCCGCACCACACCGTCACCAAGCTCAAGAGCTACTTCAAGGACGATTTTTGATTTTTTCTCATCATTTTTATAGACTACAAGTGCATTATTTATCTCAGGTAGTTTGTCTCCGGAAGCAAACGCAACGTCTACGACCGGCCCGATAACCTGAGCAATTTTGCCTGAGCTCATGTTTTTTCCCTCGTTTAATTTCTAATTCATTTGTGGCCTTATTCTAGGGCACTTGCACCCGCCACGATTTCAGTAATTTCCTGCGTAATGGCAGCCTGCCGAGCGCGGTTGTACTGAATAGTCAAATCACTGATGACTTTTTTAGCATTGTCTGTCGCTGTCTGCATAGCAGTCATACCGGCAGCGTTCTCAGCTGTTTTGGCATCAATAATGGCACCGTAAATCATACTCTCTGCAAACTGGGGCAGCAGTTGGTCCAAGATAGAATCCCGACTGGACTCCAGTTCCAGATTCAGCGTATAATCTTCATCAGCTTCATTAGGGTCCAAGTCAATGATTGGCAGCATCTGCTCCACCCGCATCTGACTGGTCAGACTGTTGACATGGTGG
This window of the Streptococcus sanguinis genome carries:
- the atpD gene encoding F0F1 ATP synthase subunit beta, whose protein sequence is MSSGKIAQVIGPVVDVAFASGDKLPEINNALVVYKNDEKKSKIVLEVALELGDGVVRTIAMESTDGLTRGLEVLDTGRPISVPVGKETLGRVFNVLGDTIDLDAPFADDAERQPIHKKAPTFDELSTSSEILETGIKVIDLLAPYLKGGKVGLFGGAGVGKTVLIQELIHNIAQEHGGISVFTGVGERTREGNDLYWEMKESGVIEKTAMVFGQMNEPPGARMRVALTGLTIAEYFRDVEGQDVLLFIDNIFRFTQAGSEVSALLGRMPSAVGYQPTLATEMGQLQERITSTKKGSVTSIQAIYVPADDYTDPAPATAFAHLDSTTNLERKLVQLGIYPAVDPLASSSRALSPEIVGEEHYAVAAEVKRVLQRYHELQDIIAILGMDELSDDEKTLVARARRIQFFLSQNFNVAEQFTGQPGSYVPVAETVRGFKEILEGKHDKLPEDAFRGVGSIEDVLAKAEKMGF